From a single Capsicum annuum cultivar UCD-10X-F1 chromosome 12, UCD10Xv1.1, whole genome shotgun sequence genomic region:
- the LOC124889680 gene encoding ATP-dependent Clp protease proteolytic subunit-like has translation HNFFEPYASKGACTVPKEYNFTLINRLYRERLLFLGQGINSEISNQLIGLMVYLSIEDETKELYLFINSPGGWVIPGVAIYDTMQFVRPDVNTVCMGLAASMGSFILVGGEITKRLAFPHAWVMMHQPASGFYMAQVTECVVEAEELLKLRETLTGVYVQRTGKPFWVVSEDMERDVFMSATEAQAYGIVDLVAIQ, from the exons CACAATTTTTTTGAACCGTATGCATCAAAAGGTGCATGTACGGTTCCTAAGGAATACAATTTTACCCTAATCAACCGACTTTATCGAGAAAGATTACTTTTTTTAGGCCAAGGTATTAATAGCGAGATTTCGAATCAACTTATTGGTCTTATGGTATATCTCAGTATCGAGGATGAGACCAAAGAGCTGTATTTGTTTATAAACTCTCCTGGGGGCTGGGTAATACCTGGGGTGGCTATTTATGATACTATGCAATTTGTGCGACCAGATGTCAATACAGTATGCATGGGATTAGCCGCTTCAATGGGATCTTTTATCCTGGTCGGAGGAGAAATTACCAAACGTCTAGCATTCCCTCACGCTTG GGTAATGATGCATCAACCTGCTAGTGGTTTTTATATGGCACAAGTAACCGAATGTGTCGTGGAAGCGGAAGAACTGCTGAAACTGCGTGAAACCCTCACAGGGGTTTATGTACAACGAACGGGCAAACCCTTCTGGGTTGTATCCGAAGATATGGAAAGAGATGTTTTTATGTCAGCAACAGAAGCACAAGCTTATGGAATTGTTGATCTTGTAGCGATTCAATGA